One stretch of Francisella sp. LA112445 DNA includes these proteins:
- a CDS encoding pilin — translation MKDNNSFKDFYNLEKKIFEATERQRAQEFYQRKKGFSNTAISSSKKSIISKEKLMLIVIVFILGVIALPIAQAYLIRSKISVAIQETEVIQKNLADKIIFKNKPTTNTPLPKYTFIDQQLNQIKIDIGKEGKQLVTGTGYITLTPTITKDKDTVQWRCTAFGSGIHEDYLPGNCKLIKK, via the coding sequence ATGAAAGATAATAATAGCTTTAAAGATTTCTACAATTTAGAGAAAAAAATTTTTGAAGCAACTGAAAGACAACGAGCTCAAGAGTTTTATCAAAGAAAGAAAGGATTTAGCAACACTGCAATATCTTCTTCGAAGAAAAGTATAATCAGCAAAGAAAAACTTATGCTTATAGTAATAGTTTTTATACTAGGTGTTATTGCTCTTCCGATAGCTCAAGCATACTTAATCAGATCAAAGATATCTGTTGCAATACAAGAAACTGAAGTAATCCAAAAAAATCTAGCAGATAAGATTATATTTAAAAACAAACCTACTACAAATACACCACTACCCAAATATACCTTCATTGATCAACAACTGAATCAAATAAAGATTGATATTGGTAAAGAAGGAAAACAACTAGTAACAGGAACAGGATATATTACTTTAACTCCAACTATAACTAAAGACAAAGATACTGTACAATGGAGGTGTACGGCATTTGGAAGTGGAATACATGAAGACTATCTTCCAGGTAATTGTAAATTAATAAAAAAATAA
- a CDS encoding MlaE family lipid ABC transporter permease subunit: protein MSVFSKIYKIAISLIYDALKSILLIINIVISKFSIRDCIVQIKYVGVDSIIIIVTSGIFIGLVLSLQGYYTLAKFGAHSLLGVMVALSVLRELGPVVTAMLFAGRACSSITSEIGLMKATDQINSLKVMNVNPISFILSTRFWACMISGPILSLIFCTVAILAGFVLAEAGLGISYGGFWSNIQSSVVLSDISNGIIKSVVFAFITAWIALYQGYYCTADSNGIAKATTKTVVYCCMSILGADLILTSIMFGGV, encoded by the coding sequence ATGTCTGTTTTTAGTAAGATTTATAAAATAGCTATTTCTCTAATTTATGACGCCTTAAAATCTATTCTATTAATAATAAACATCGTAATTAGTAAATTTAGTATAAGAGACTGTATAGTTCAGATTAAATATGTTGGTGTTGACTCAATAATAATTATAGTAACATCAGGAATATTTATAGGCTTAGTATTAAGTCTACAAGGATATTATACTTTAGCTAAATTTGGTGCTCACTCTCTACTAGGTGTTATGGTAGCTCTTAGTGTACTTAGAGAGCTTGGACCTGTTGTAACTGCTATGCTATTTGCAGGTCGAGCATGTAGCTCGATCACATCTGAAATAGGTCTAATGAAAGCTACGGATCAAATAAATAGTTTAAAAGTTATGAATGTTAACCCTATAAGCTTTATTTTATCTACTAGATTTTGGGCATGTATGATTAGTGGTCCTATTTTATCACTAATATTTTGTACAGTTGCTATATTAGCTGGATTTGTCCTAGCTGAAGCCGGTCTTGGCATTAGCTATGGAGGCTTTTGGAGCAATATACAATCATCTGTTGTGCTATCAGATATATCTAATGGAATAATTAAAAGTGTCGTATTTGCTTTTATCACAGCATGGATTGCGTTATATCAAGGATATTACTGCACCGCTGATTCAAACGGCATTGCTAAAGCTACAACAAAAACTGTTGTCTACTGCTGTATGAGTATCTTAGGAGCAGATCTTATTTTAACATCGATTATGTTTGGAGGAGTTTAA
- the mlaD gene encoding outer membrane lipid asymmetry maintenance protein MlaD gives MRNKYFEVSVGIFIIIGVLCLLFLTFKVSDTSLKSLSEKQFTVEAQFKNIGSLHTNASVKIAGVEIGRVSDISLEKTYNGFMAVVSMSINANEKIPANYSAAISMSGILGDNYISLSPPKEDIMAIAGLNGDSSSSEKDKYLHQGSVIALENTQSAIDLGSLINTFVAGKNSDSNNK, from the coding sequence ATGAGAAACAAATATTTTGAGGTCTCTGTAGGGATATTTATAATAATAGGAGTTTTATGCTTACTCTTTCTAACATTTAAAGTTAGTGATACATCTCTAAAGTCACTTAGTGAAAAACAGTTCACAGTAGAGGCTCAATTTAAAAATATTGGATCATTACATACTAACGCATCAGTTAAAATTGCTGGTGTAGAAATCGGTAGGGTTTCAGATATTTCATTAGAAAAAACCTACAATGGCTTTATGGCTGTAGTTAGTATGTCAATAAATGCTAATGAGAAAATTCCTGCTAACTACTCTGCTGCAATATCAATGTCTGGAATCTTAGGTGACAATTACATTTCACTTAGTCCTCCAAAAGAAGATATCATGGCAATAGCAGGCCTAAATGGTGACTCTAGTTCATCAGAAAAAGATAAATACTTACATCAAGGAAGTGTCATCGCACTAGAAAATACGCAGTCTGCGATTGACTTAGGCTCACTAATAAACACCTTTGTAGCAGGCAAAAATAGTGATTCTAATAACAAATAA
- a CDS encoding BolA/IbaG family iron-sulfur metabolism protein — MTKEQLKDILENSLKNCTADIQSDDNVHFSGTIIAEEFDEIKSKVKRQQLVYSKINDYIASGELHAFSMKTIAKNEI, encoded by the coding sequence ATGACAAAAGAACAATTAAAAGATATTTTAGAAAATTCATTAAAAAACTGCACAGCTGACATTCAAAGTGATGATAATGTACACTTCTCAGGCACAATAATTGCTGAAGAGTTTGATGAAATTAAAAGTAAGGTTAAAAGACAACAACTTGTTTACTCTAAAATAAATGACTATATTGCTTCTGGAGAGTTACATGCTTTCTCAATGAAGACTATCGCTAAAAATGAAATCTAA
- a CDS encoding STAS domain-containing protein gives MIQIDNHTWTINSELTLKTVALIYKKYNKNLSDISSTWIIDFKDCNKADSSGLALIIEYIKHAQNNSIELKLENVDPKILSLAKVHGAKNILEKFIS, from the coding sequence ATGATACAAATAGATAACCACACTTGGACTATCAATAGTGAATTAACATTAAAGACTGTTGCCTTAATATACAAAAAATATAACAAAAATCTTAGCGACATATCTAGTACATGGATAATTGATTTTAAAGATTGTAATAAAGCAGACAGTAGCGGACTAGCGTTAATAATTGAGTACATCAAACATGCTCAAAATAATTCTATTGAATTAAAACTAGAAAATGTTGATCCAAAAATATTATCACTAGCAAAAGTACATGGTGCTAAAAATATTTTAGAAAAATTTATTAGTTAA
- a CDS encoding ATP-binding cassette domain-containing protein has translation MSDISFNNISFYRDDRCIYDDITFTIPSNKITTILGPSGAGKTTILQLIAGLIKPDIGTINIDTAEIRRNTKEKELEKLRRRMGFLFQSGALFTHLNVYENIAFPLRKNTKLNEKLIRNIVLLKLQAVGLVHTIDMMPSELSGGMARRVALARSIAMDPDIMMYDEPFTGQDPASFNKLLELIDTLNESLNMTSIIVSHDIQESLKISNHVIIVGDKKVIASDTPDNIKNSSDKRIINFLAGKPLDDHDEDQNNLNKTFFEEEILRN, from the coding sequence ATGAGTGATATCAGCTTTAACAATATCTCTTTTTATAGAGATGATCGTTGTATTTATGATGATATTACCTTTACTATTCCATCAAATAAGATAACTACTATCCTTGGACCATCTGGTGCAGGCAAAACTACAATTCTTCAATTAATAGCAGGTTTAATAAAACCCGATATTGGCACGATTAATATAGACACTGCTGAGATAAGAAGAAATACTAAAGAAAAAGAGCTTGAGAAATTACGTCGTAGAATGGGGTTTCTTTTCCAGTCAGGTGCCCTATTCACTCATTTAAATGTATATGAAAACATCGCTTTTCCTTTAAGAAAAAACACTAAGCTCAATGAGAAGTTAATCAGAAATATAGTTCTCTTAAAGCTACAAGCTGTTGGGCTAGTGCACACGATAGACATGATGCCAAGTGAACTCTCTGGTGGAATGGCTCGTAGAGTGGCTCTAGCAAGATCTATAGCTATGGATCCAGATATTATGATGTATGATGAGCCCTTCACTGGTCAAGACCCGGCTTCATTTAATAAACTCCTAGAGCTAATCGACACATTAAACGAGTCATTGAATATGACTTCTATTATAGTTTCTCACGACATCCAAGAGTCTCTAAAGATCTCTAATCATGTAATTATTGTTGGAGATAAAAAAGTTATCGCAAGCGACACTCCAGATAATATAAAAAATAGTTCAGACAAGAGAATTATTAACTTCTTAGCTGGCAAACCTCTAGATGATCATGATGAGGATCAAAATAATCTTAATAAAACTTTTTTTGAAGAAGAAATTTTAAGGAACTAA
- a CDS encoding VacJ family lipoprotein — protein MKFKTSPIVWLSIFSITLSSCSSFKTSTKKRDPFESYNRKMYAFNDAAYDTLTPAANAYDKVVPNTLKTGIFNIFNNLAEPARVVNDMFQGEWDYAGDDSVRFLTNTTLGVAGYFDVADSWFKKPMRYHQSFAVTLHKWGAYDEGEASPYVVWPLLGPGTLEDVTMGVDALFNPLTYIFFFAPVGAAVSWGVSAGVTGAYYVNQGVSYLPAYSNLKEVSIDPYIAMRNAYLQNYDYGMARVLKQDLRKDDATLQTDQAVLGVLGLDSDDVASQVASTTGGSSKKSQQPVLFKSSIDTVNKATQVQEEFDQAYSKDSTVIDLANVDKDDTTQSEASKLDTQIRDAKATLPGDADSLSSSVQTLEEQS, from the coding sequence ATGAAGTTTAAAACTAGCCCTATAGTCTGGTTATCGATATTTAGTATAACATTAAGTAGTTGTTCTAGCTTCAAAACCTCTACTAAAAAGAGAGACCCTTTTGAAAGTTATAATAGAAAAATGTATGCCTTTAATGATGCTGCTTATGATACTCTAACACCAGCTGCAAATGCTTATGATAAAGTAGTTCCAAACACCTTAAAGACTGGCATTTTCAATATATTTAATAACCTAGCTGAGCCAGCAAGAGTCGTTAATGATATGTTTCAAGGTGAGTGGGATTATGCTGGTGATGATAGTGTTAGGTTTTTAACTAATACAACTCTTGGTGTAGCGGGATATTTTGATGTTGCAGATAGTTGGTTTAAGAAGCCTATGCGATATCATCAAAGTTTTGCAGTTACATTACATAAGTGGGGAGCATATGATGAGGGCGAAGCATCTCCGTATGTCGTGTGGCCACTTTTAGGTCCAGGAACACTAGAAGATGTAACTATGGGTGTAGATGCATTATTTAACCCATTAACATATATATTCTTCTTTGCTCCTGTTGGTGCAGCTGTTTCTTGGGGAGTCAGTGCCGGTGTGACGGGTGCTTACTATGTTAACCAAGGTGTATCATATTTACCTGCGTACTCAAATTTAAAAGAGGTTTCTATTGATCCATACATTGCTATGAGAAATGCTTATCTACAAAACTATGACTATGGCATGGCTAGAGTACTTAAGCAAGACTTACGCAAAGATGATGCAACTCTACAAACAGATCAGGCTGTATTAGGAGTTCTTGGCTTAGATAGTGATGATGTTGCTTCTCAAGTAGCTTCAACAACTGGTGGTTCAAGTAAAAAATCTCAGCAACCTGTACTATTCAAGAGTAGTATTGACACAGTTAACAAAGCTACACAAGTTCAAGAAGAATTTGACCAAGCATATTCTAAAGATAGTACTGTGATTGATCTGGCTAATGTTGATAAAGATGATACAACACAAAGTGAGGCAAGTAAGTTAGATACTCAAATAAGAGATGCTAAAGCAACTTTACCAGGTGATGCTGATTCTCTTTCTTCATCTGTACAGACTTTAGAAGAACAGAGCTAG
- the minD gene encoding septum site-determining protein MinD yields MSEKKQGKVFVVTSGKGGVGKTTSSAAIAYAFAKRGLKTVVIDFDVGLRNLDLIMGCERRVVYDLINVVKEEATINQAIIKDKRVDNLYIIPASQTRDKDALTEEGVDRIIKELKNSFDIILCDSPAGIEKGSLMAMRCADAAIIVTNPEVSSVRDSDRILGMLSSKTLKAQKEGEFKEVHLILNRYDSARAKAGAMLKAEDVSEILYTPIVGIIPESRDILEASNSGHPITHLEDTIASKAFYDSVDRILGKDIPMRHTEQKTSFFKKLIGKS; encoded by the coding sequence ATGAGTGAAAAAAAACAAGGCAAAGTATTTGTAGTTACTTCAGGCAAAGGTGGTGTTGGTAAAACCACATCAAGTGCTGCTATTGCATATGCTTTTGCTAAAAGAGGCCTTAAGACTGTAGTTATTGATTTCGATGTGGGCTTAAGAAACCTAGATCTTATAATGGGTTGCGAAAGAAGAGTTGTTTATGACCTTATAAATGTTGTCAAAGAAGAAGCAACTATCAACCAAGCAATCATAAAAGATAAAAGAGTTGATAACCTATATATAATACCAGCTTCACAAACTAGAGATAAAGATGCTCTAACTGAAGAGGGAGTTGATAGAATCATAAAAGAACTTAAAAACTCTTTTGATATTATCTTATGTGACTCACCTGCAGGTATCGAAAAAGGTTCTTTAATGGCTATGAGATGCGCTGATGCAGCGATTATAGTTACAAACCCAGAAGTATCATCTGTAAGAGACTCTGACAGAATACTAGGTATGCTTTCTAGCAAAACTCTTAAAGCTCAAAAAGAAGGTGAATTTAAAGAAGTTCATCTGATACTTAACAGATATGACTCTGCTAGAGCTAAAGCTGGTGCTATGCTTAAAGCTGAGGATGTAAGTGAAATTTTATATACTCCTATAGTAGGTATAATTCCTGAATCTAGAGACATCCTAGAGGCATCTAACAGTGGTCATCCAATAACTCATTTAGAAGATACTATAGCATCTAAAGCATTTTACGACTCTGTAGATAGAATACTTGGTAAAGATATACCAATGAGACATACAGAACAAAAAACAAGTTTCTTTAAAAAATTAATAGGTAAATCTTAA
- the minE gene encoding cell division topological specificity factor MinE has product MFAKLFGLEKKQKSASLAKERLQIIVAHQRSELQPKSSRISSHLLAELKDEIIEVVKKYIALSEENIRDIDLKVEDSSKNSTIEVNIPFN; this is encoded by the coding sequence ATGTTTGCTAAACTTTTTGGATTAGAAAAAAAGCAAAAGAGTGCTTCATTAGCAAAAGAAAGGTTACAGATAATAGTTGCTCATCAAAGAAGTGAACTACAACCTAAATCTTCTAGAATAAGCAGTCATTTGCTAGCAGAGCTTAAAGATGAAATCATTGAAGTTGTGAAAAAATATATTGCTCTATCTGAGGAAAATATCAGAGATATTGATCTAAAAGTTGAAGATAGTAGCAAAAATTCAACTATAGAAGTTAATATACCTTTTAATTAA
- a CDS encoding ABC transporter substrate-binding protein — MIRKTSLLLFLLILSISSAWAIENPVDMLNNTIVKTQNNLIKNADEYKKDPYKLLQLVDKEIIPVVAPKVVAQLVVGTAKWKKATPEEQKQFIKSATEMLTFMYAKNVAYAGKYRITLFPFNKDDNSWQKKPIVVVNGKITNIDNNQSSDFAIKMFQKDGKWHIYDFDVAGVSILRTYQQQFEPYANVAEMTKAAEKVTTRIKKKNYPKLLDKNYNLQNVK, encoded by the coding sequence ATGATTCGTAAAACTTCACTTCTACTTTTTTTACTGATTTTAAGTATATCTAGTGCATGGGCAATAGAAAATCCAGTAGATATGCTTAACAACACAATTGTAAAAACACAAAACAATCTTATCAAGAATGCTGATGAGTATAAAAAAGACCCTTATAAATTATTACAGTTAGTTGATAAAGAAATTATTCCAGTTGTTGCTCCGAAAGTAGTCGCTCAACTTGTGGTTGGTACTGCTAAATGGAAAAAAGCTACTCCTGAAGAACAAAAACAATTTATCAAATCTGCAACAGAGATGCTTACTTTCATGTATGCTAAAAATGTTGCCTATGCAGGAAAGTATAGAATAACACTATTCCCATTTAACAAAGATGATAACAGTTGGCAGAAGAAGCCGATCGTTGTAGTAAATGGGAAAATAACAAATATAGACAACAACCAAAGCTCTGATTTTGCCATTAAAATGTTCCAAAAAGATGGTAAATGGCATATCTATGACTTTGACGTTGCTGGAGTAAGTATTCTAAGAACATATCAACAACAATTTGAACCTTATGCTAATGTCGCAGAAATGACAAAAGCTGCCGAAAAAGTTACTACTAGAATTAAAAAGAAGAATTATCCTAAACTACTGGATAAAAACTATAACTTACAAAACGTAAAATGA
- a CDS encoding glucosaminidase domain-containing protein: MLSVIFKRKYLILVVLLISSLCFANSAKYHLATSPVKLDHNKPDFANIKDVAKKKKLFIDFMSKEIKEANKEICSERKSIISLQKDLDKQKKLNKQQLETLNKYTQFYKVPNDQPLAKQIDDLLVRVNIAPRSLVIAQAILETGWGTSRFAVKYNNYFGLHCFEKDCGVKAKRSDAQVEIFNDVGDSVLAYYYKLNTGGKFAKFRDVRASTSMQKEDIDSLIDTLGEYSSLEGQEYQTRLKGVINYNHLGGYDNTCDLSVINQN, from the coding sequence ATGTTGTCTGTTATATTTAAGAGAAAGTATCTTATTTTAGTTGTTTTACTGATTTCTAGTTTATGTTTCGCGAATTCTGCTAAATATCATTTAGCGACAAGTCCTGTTAAGCTAGATCACAATAAACCTGACTTTGCTAACATTAAAGATGTGGCAAAAAAGAAAAAGCTCTTTATTGATTTTATGTCAAAAGAAATTAAAGAAGCAAATAAAGAGATCTGTAGTGAAAGAAAGAGTATTATAAGTTTACAAAAAGATTTAGACAAACAAAAAAAACTAAATAAACAGCAATTAGAAACACTTAATAAATATACACAGTTTTATAAGGTTCCAAATGATCAACCTTTAGCGAAGCAGATTGATGATTTGTTAGTTCGAGTAAATATAGCACCTAGAAGTTTGGTTATAGCACAAGCAATATTAGAAACAGGTTGGGGAACTTCAAGATTTGCAGTTAAATATAATAATTACTTTGGACTACATTGTTTTGAGAAAGACTGCGGTGTAAAAGCAAAAAGGTCAGATGCACAAGTAGAGATATTTAATGACGTTGGAGATAGTGTTTTAGCATATTATTATAAATTAAATACTGGGGGAAAATTTGCTAAATTTAGAGATGTTAGAGCATCAACTAGTATGCAGAAAGAAGATATCGATAGCTTGATAGATACTTTAGGAGAGTATTCATCTTTAGAGGGACAAGAATACCAAACAAGGCTAAAAGGTGTTATTAATTATAATCATTTAGGCGGCTATGACAATACATGTGACCTCTCAGTAATAAACCAAAATTAG
- the ubiG gene encoding bifunctional 2-polyprenyl-6-hydroxyphenol methylase/3-demethylubiquinol 3-O-methyltransferase UbiG, whose amino-acid sequence MNKVNIDNNEVNKFSSLAKTWWDANGELKTLHQVNPLRLEFVKKFTDLNNKNIIDIGCGGGILTESLVTKDNNVYGLDASSEAIKVAKEHSKANSLSIKYINSTIEDFSDKNTTEFDIVTCMEMLEHVPDPESIIASIAKIIKKDGIFFASTLNRNLKSYLLSIVAAEHILKMVPQGTHQYSKFIKPYELIKVAEKYGFEALEITGVHYNPLLNKFKLGNGADINYIIAFKKV is encoded by the coding sequence ATGAACAAAGTAAATATAGATAATAATGAAGTAAATAAGTTCTCATCACTAGCAAAAACCTGGTGGGATGCAAATGGTGAACTAAAAACCTTACATCAGGTAAATCCTTTGCGCCTAGAGTTTGTTAAAAAATTTACAGATTTAAATAATAAAAACATTATTGATATTGGCTGTGGTGGTGGAATACTTACAGAATCATTGGTTACCAAAGATAATAATGTCTATGGTCTAGATGCATCTTCTGAAGCTATTAAAGTTGCTAAAGAGCACTCAAAAGCAAATAGTTTAAGTATCAAATACATAAACTCAACTATAGAAGATTTTTCAGACAAAAACACTACTGAGTTTGACATTGTAACTTGTATGGAAATGCTTGAACATGTACCTGATCCAGAGAGTATAATAGCGTCAATAGCTAAGATTATTAAAAAAGATGGTATATTTTTTGCTTCTACACTAAACAGAAATCTTAAATCATACCTACTATCAATTGTTGCTGCTGAACATATTTTAAAAATGGTTCCTCAAGGAACTCATCAATATAGCAAGTTTATTAAACCTTATGAGCTTATTAAAGTTGCAGAAAAATATGGCTTTGAAGCATTAGAAATTACAGGCGTTCATTACAACCCTCTTTTAAATAAATTTAAACTTGGCAATGGTGCTGACATTAACTATATTATCGCATTCAAGAAGGTCTAA
- a CDS encoding APC family permease, with the protein MEINTAKKMSLFSAILIGVTSMVGSGWLFSAQLTAKSAGNWAFLAWILAAIVVMMVGLCLAKVVSVYPVRGATTRSSALSHNSVFAMPFAFANWFGIVVMISTEAQATTQYLAGIDGFGWLMHDGIISMYGMMLSLFILVLYLLINFYGVKLLASVNNGITVFKMFVPAIIVIIFIIYAFTHSSEHHSLISSEIPNNNFSINNALTAIVAGGLIYTFNGFQIVVAYSSEIKNPSRNVPLAIILSLSLVLILYMGLQYAFMQAVPHDYLVSKGGWAGLDFESPLLQLATLIGLGYIAFLLVIDSIVSPSATGYSYLGASSRMLYAMSAEGQMPRYFAKINKKVNISRRSLIANFLICTVFLMFSDNWAALMLIVTGFNIIGYMAAPVSMGAIAPKLRIFGLIVFVLLALLLNTVEVATNIHLSIILVVLMTIFGAFEYRRVGLKNLFILIAPFIIFVCIVSPFNNYTFEGVIGAIFYLIVTDKRYVAFCKKTANEKNLVED; encoded by the coding sequence ATGGAAATTAATACTGCTAAAAAAATGTCACTTTTTAGTGCTATTTTAATAGGTGTAACCTCTATGGTTGGTTCCGGCTGGCTATTTAGTGCCCAACTAACAGCAAAGAGTGCTGGTAACTGGGCTTTTTTAGCATGGATACTAGCAGCTATTGTAGTTATGATGGTTGGACTATGTTTAGCTAAAGTAGTTTCTGTTTATCCTGTTAGAGGTGCGACAACTAGATCAAGTGCCCTATCTCATAATAGTGTTTTTGCAATGCCTTTTGCTTTTGCAAACTGGTTTGGAATTGTTGTTATGATTTCAACTGAAGCTCAAGCAACTACACAATACCTTGCCGGTATAGATGGCTTTGGCTGGTTAATGCATGATGGTATTATTTCGATGTATGGCATGATGCTATCTTTATTTATATTAGTTCTTTATCTTCTTATTAATTTTTATGGTGTAAAGCTACTTGCAAGTGTTAATAATGGTATAACGGTATTTAAGATGTTTGTACCTGCAATCATAGTTATAATATTTATCATATATGCTTTTACTCATAGCTCAGAGCATCATAGCCTAATATCATCAGAAATACCAAACAACAATTTCTCAATTAACAATGCTTTAACTGCTATTGTAGCTGGTGGTTTAATATATACATTTAATGGCTTTCAGATTGTTGTAGCTTATAGTAGCGAGATTAAAAACCCTTCTAGAAATGTTCCTCTAGCGATTATCTTATCATTATCCCTAGTTTTAATATTATATATGGGTTTACAGTATGCATTTATGCAAGCAGTTCCACATGATTATTTAGTTTCAAAAGGTGGCTGGGCTGGACTAGATTTTGAGTCACCATTATTACAACTAGCTACACTTATAGGATTAGGATATATAGCCTTCTTATTAGTTATTGATAGTATTGTTAGCCCATCTGCAACTGGATATAGCTACCTTGGAGCTTCTTCTAGAATGCTATATGCAATGTCTGCAGAAGGTCAAATGCCAAGATACTTTGCTAAAATTAATAAAAAAGTTAATATCTCAAGAAGATCGTTAATTGCTAACTTCTTGATATGTACAGTTTTTCTGATGTTTTCTGATAACTGGGCTGCTTTAATGCTTATTGTTACTGGATTTAATATAATCGGCTACATGGCAGCTCCTGTAAGTATGGGAGCAATTGCACCAAAACTTAGAATATTTGGCTTAATTGTCTTCGTATTACTTGCTTTACTTCTAAATACTGTAGAGGTTGCAACAAATATTCACCTAAGTATTATACTAGTTGTACTTATGACTATATTTGGAGCTTTTGAATACAGAAGAGTTGGTCTTAAAAATCTATTTATACTTATTGCACCATTTATAATATTTGTATGTATAGTATCACCATTTAATAACTATACTTTTGAAGGAGTAATTGGTGCTATATTCTATTTGATAGTAACTGATAAACGCTATGTTGCTTTCTGTAAAAAAACTGCAAATGAAAAGAATCTAGTCGAGGATTAA
- a CDS encoding prepilin-type N-terminal cleavage/methylation domain-containing protein, with product MFLARNQKGISLVEVLVSVAIMVIVSFLIVDTFYQARVSFNTSVQNLDSYKNNVEARLIFTNLIDNAYITGNETYSILKKRNTAINSIPEVNPFAYPLIYAQSAPLVTGSNFPTDAQQGTDVLVLQTIDFPITLENAVSSSDQTITFNKVYSGTKQYMMLTDDTSQSLLLRDSARVNNGSTTFNLAAPIGQSYPAGSTLYTGYTIKVIYIRDTGRVDSHGNNEFELYERSFSNNEATGQTNQALLKGVSDLHISYKTAGQNQQWQAVTAQMNKKLWYREIRGIKIDYRLDGQDQEVVLSFNGISGLG from the coding sequence ATGTTTTTAGCAAGAAACCAAAAAGGTATATCTTTAGTAGAGGTTCTAGTAAGCGTTGCAATAATGGTTATAGTATCTTTTCTAATAGTTGATACTTTTTATCAAGCTAGAGTAAGCTTTAACACTTCTGTACAAAATCTTGATTCATATAAAAATAATGTTGAAGCTCGACTTATTTTTACCAACTTAATTGATAACGCCTATATAACTGGTAATGAGACATACTCTATTTTGAAAAAAAGAAACACCGCTATAAATTCAATCCCAGAAGTAAATCCTTTTGCTTATCCTTTAATATATGCACAATCTGCACCGTTAGTTACTGGTTCTAATTTTCCAACTGATGCACAGCAAGGTACTGATGTATTAGTTTTACAAACCATAGATTTTCCCATAACCCTTGAAAATGCAGTTAGCTCTAGCGACCAGACTATAACCTTTAATAAAGTATACTCTGGAACTAAGCAATATATGATGCTCACAGATGATACAAGCCAAAGCCTTCTACTTAGAGATTCAGCTAGGGTTAATAATGGTAGTACTACATTTAATCTAGCGGCTCCAATTGGCCAAAGCTATCCAGCTGGATCAACACTATATACTGGTTATACTATAAAAGTGATCTATATTAGGGATACTGGAAGAGTAGATAGTCATGGGAATAATGAATTTGAGTTATATGAAAGATCATTTAGTAATAATGAAGCGACAGGTCAAACAAATCAAGCATTACTTAAAGGAGTTAGTGATCTACATATAAGCTATAAAACTGCTGGCCAGAATCAACAATGGCAAGCAGTAACCGCTCAAATGAACAAAAAGCTGTGGTATCGTGAGATACGTGGAATAAAAATTGATTATCGATTAGATGGGCAAGATCAAGAAGTTGTGTTGTCTTTTAATGGTATAAGTGGATTAGGTTAG